A single region of the Microtus ochrogaster isolate Prairie Vole_2 chromosome 2, MicOch1.0, whole genome shotgun sequence genome encodes:
- the LOC113457368 gene encoding translation machinery-associated protein 7, with the protein MSGREGGKKKPLKQPKKQAKEMDEEDRAFKQKQREEQKKLEELKAKAAGKGPLATGGIKKSGKK; encoded by the coding sequence ATGTCGGGCCGGGAAGGTGGCAAAAAGAAGCCCCTGAAACAGCCCAAGAAGCAGGCCAAGGAAATGGACGAGGAAGATAGGGCTTTCaagcagaaacaaagagaggAGCAGAAGAAACTCGAGGAGCTAAAAGCCAAGGCTGCTGGAAAGGGACCCCTGGCCACAGGTGGAATTAAGAAATCTGGCAAAAAGTAA